Proteins from one Alysiella filiformis genomic window:
- the grxC gene encoding glutaredoxin 3, which produces MAHVKMYIKPYCPYCAKAQQLLSELGVQNVEIIRVDNSDELFQEMKNLSGRHTVPQIFIGSTHVGGFTDMYALHQQGGLQVLLNQE; this is translated from the coding sequence ATGGCACACGTTAAAATGTACATCAAACCCTATTGCCCCTATTGCGCCAAAGCCCAACAATTATTGTCTGAATTGGGCGTGCAAAATGTGGAAATCATTCGTGTGGACAATTCCGATGAATTGTTCCAAGAAATGAAAAACCTTTCTGGGCGACACACCGTTCCGCAAATTTTTATTGGCTCAACCCATGTGGGCGGTTTTACCGATATGTATGCCTTGCACCAACAAGGCGGTTTACAAGTTTTGTTAAATCAAGAATAA
- the secB gene encoding protein-export chaperone SecB — translation MSEQAQPVFSIEKLYVKDLSLEVPHAPSIFLEAETPEVDMRVATHSQKVEEEFYECGITVTITAKLKDNRVVFLSEVNQAGIFRLSNIPEEDIKILLGVACPNILFPYARETVSSTVTRAGFPPVLLAPINFDAMYHQQQEEEAAAAQ, via the coding sequence ATGAGCGAACAAGCCCAACCCGTTTTCAGCATTGAAAAATTGTATGTGAAAGATTTGTCTTTGGAAGTGCCACACGCACCCAGCATTTTCTTGGAAGCCGAAACCCCCGAAGTGGATATGCGCGTTGCCACTCACAGCCAAAAAGTGGAAGAAGAATTTTACGAATGCGGCATCACCGTTACCATCACCGCCAAGCTGAAAGACAACCGCGTGGTGTTTTTGAGCGAAGTGAACCAAGCTGGCATTTTCCGCTTGTCCAACATTCCCGAAGAAGACATCAAAATTTTGTTGGGCGTGGCTTGCCCCAATATTTTGTTCCCCTATGCGCGTGAAACCGTGTCTTCAACCGTAACCCGTGCAGGTTTCCCACCCGTGTTGCTCGCGCCCATCAATTTTGACGCGATGTACCATCAACAACAGGAAGAAGAAGCGGCTGCCGCACAATAA